The Microbacterium paraoxydans genome includes a window with the following:
- a CDS encoding F510_1955 family glycosylhydrolase, giving the protein MPAHPAHRRAVTALTLATTAMLILTGCIGPTDPDHDTQVALEHIHGLAENPGTGGLLIASHGGIYQLDALTRDAELTGPIAGNDFDAMGFTAAGGALYASGHPGKNSPGHFGSGNLGLIRSDDGGDTWQNVSLAGEADFHDLTVSPRDPNRIYVNNFGIVHRSDDGGHSWNNGAGIDAWDILVDPADPDVIYATTSTGLHISRDGGRTFTLEPEAPRMVLIAAFSDGRLVGAGTDGQLVYQAPSGNWASGSELGTGLQALTTTKADGVIVAEDRGIRLFTSPDSPGQVLFRPDPHL; this is encoded by the coding sequence ATGCCCGCCCATCCCGCCCATCGCCGCGCCGTCACCGCGCTCACCCTCGCCACCACCGCGATGTTGATCCTGACCGGTTGCATCGGGCCCACCGACCCTGATCACGACACACAGGTCGCCCTCGAACACATTCACGGGCTCGCCGAGAACCCGGGCACCGGCGGCCTCCTCATCGCCAGTCACGGCGGCATATACCAACTCGACGCACTCACCCGCGATGCAGAACTCACCGGCCCCATCGCCGGAAACGACTTCGACGCGATGGGATTCACCGCCGCCGGTGGTGCGCTCTACGCCTCTGGACACCCCGGCAAGAACAGTCCCGGCCACTTCGGGTCCGGCAACCTCGGACTCATCCGTTCCGACGACGGCGGTGACACCTGGCAGAACGTCTCACTGGCAGGTGAAGCCGACTTCCACGACCTCACCGTCAGCCCCCGCGACCCGAACCGCATCTACGTGAACAACTTCGGTATCGTCCACCGCTCCGACGACGGCGGACACAGCTGGAACAACGGCGCCGGCATCGACGCATGGGACATCCTCGTCGACCCCGCCGACCCCGACGTAATCTACGCGACCACCTCCACCGGCTTGCACATCAGCCGCGACGGAGGCAGGACCTTCACCCTCGAGCCGGAAGCACCGAGAATGGTCCTCATCGCAGCGTTCAGCGATGGACGCCTCGTCGGAGCAGGTACCGACGGACAGCTCGTGTATCAAGCACCCTCGGGCAATTGGGCCTCAGGCAGCGAGCTCGGTACAGGACTGCAAGCCCTCACCACCACCAAGGCCGACGGGGTCATCGTCGCCGAAGACCGCGGTATCCGACTCTTCACCAGCCCGGACAGCCCCGGACAGGTGTTGTTCCGACCAGACCCCCACCTGTAA
- a CDS encoding DUF305 domain-containing protein produces the protein MKFRTLTVSAGLLAGALVLAGCGDTTAGSSDMEGMDHSSSATADASDATFNDADVSFAMGMAMHHQQAIEMSDTLLAKDDVDAEVAALAEDIKAAQTPEIETMNQWLETWGQDTGMGGMDHSDGMMSEEDMTALEEADGETASTLFLEQMIVHHEGAIDMAQTELNEGENPDALALAQKIVDDQEAEIAQMEDMLTQR, from the coding sequence ATGAAGTTCCGCACTCTCACCGTCAGCGCCGGCCTCCTCGCCGGGGCGCTCGTCCTCGCCGGATGCGGTGACACCACCGCCGGCAGCAGCGACATGGAAGGCATGGACCACAGCAGCAGCGCGACCGCCGATGCGAGCGACGCGACGTTCAACGACGCGGACGTCTCCTTCGCGATGGGCATGGCGATGCACCACCAGCAGGCCATCGAGATGTCCGACACGCTGCTGGCCAAGGACGATGTCGATGCGGAAGTCGCCGCCCTCGCCGAGGACATCAAAGCCGCCCAGACCCCCGAGATCGAGACCATGAACCAGTGGCTAGAAACCTGGGGACAGGACACCGGCATGGGAGGCATGGACCACAGCGACGGGATGATGTCCGAAGAGGACATGACGGCCCTCGAAGAAGCCGACGGCGAGACCGCTTCCACGCTGTTCCTCGAGCAGATGATCGTCCACCACGAGGGTGCTATTGACATGGCGCAGACCGAGCTGAACGAGGGTGAGAACCCCGACGCTCTCGCCCTCGCGCAGAAGATCGTCGACGACCAGGAAGCCGAGATCGCGCAGATGGAGGACATGCTCACCCAACGGTGA
- a CDS encoding DUF6153 family protein, translating to MRATEPRRWMNRRPSLLRAVLFTSTLVLGVLIGLLGMHVLSTGPAHHAAVTAGAHITHHDSGTHDATPVTAQPGAAAPCSDGDGCAGDMDAMGFMACVLALLAAAIVLTIRPGPGFLLPRTAIVPPATYPVVRAPVRPPNLTVLSISRT from the coding sequence ATGCGGGCAACGGAACCGCGTCGCTGGATGAACCGGCGCCCGTCGCTGCTGCGCGCTGTCCTGTTCACCTCCACGCTGGTGCTCGGCGTGCTGATCGGACTGCTCGGCATGCACGTGCTCAGCACCGGCCCGGCACACCACGCAGCCGTCACCGCTGGCGCACACATCACGCACCACGACAGCGGGACTCACGATGCAACCCCCGTGACGGCACAGCCCGGTGCCGCGGCGCCCTGCTCTGATGGAGATGGGTGCGCGGGCGATATGGACGCCATGGGATTCATGGCGTGCGTGCTCGCGCTCCTCGCCGCAGCGATCGTCCTCACCATCCGCCCCGGGCCGGGTTTCCTCCTCCCTCGGACCGCCATCGTGCCACCCGCTACGTATCCAGTGGTGCGGGCACCGGTCCGCCCGCCGAACCTGACCGTCCTCTCCATCAGTCGTACGTGA
- a CDS encoding heavy-metal-associated domain-containing protein, which translates to MTIERVELGLKDSGAGCSCCAAPEAPAQKTAAPAGATTQILVEGMTCGHCVSSVTEELSALDEVEQVSVDLNAGGVSTVTVHSSAPLRLDAVRVAVDEAGYTVILASDDPRSVLTVMELSRASYRKMKQNLWWAAGYNLISVPLAAGILAPVGFVLPMSVGAILMSLSTIVVALNAQLLRRLDLRPDVTPSAVLQGS; encoded by the coding sequence ATGACGATTGAACGTGTCGAACTGGGACTGAAGGACTCCGGTGCCGGGTGCAGTTGCTGCGCGGCCCCGGAAGCGCCCGCGCAGAAGACCGCCGCGCCGGCCGGGGCGACGACGCAGATTCTGGTGGAGGGTATGACGTGCGGGCACTGCGTGAGTAGCGTCACCGAAGAACTCTCTGCCCTCGACGAGGTCGAGCAGGTGAGCGTTGACCTGAATGCCGGTGGGGTATCGACTGTCACCGTTCACAGCAGCGCTCCGCTGCGCCTCGACGCCGTCCGCGTGGCCGTTGACGAGGCCGGCTACACCGTCATCCTCGCCAGCGACGACCCGCGTTCCGTGCTGACGGTGATGGAGCTGTCGCGGGCGAGCTACCGGAAGATGAAGCAGAACCTGTGGTGGGCGGCGGGGTACAACCTCATCTCCGTACCGCTGGCGGCGGGCATCCTCGCCCCGGTCGGTTTCGTGCTGCCGATGTCGGTCGGTGCGATCCTGATGTCGCTATCGACGATCGTCGTCGCCCTCAACGCGCAGCTGCTGCGCCGGCTCGACCTGCGCCCCGACGTCACCCCTAGCGCGGTACTTCAGGGGAGCTGA
- a CDS encoding metal-sensitive transcriptional regulator — MHGYADNKGALLKRLRRAEGQVQGIARMVENDDYCIDILTQVSAATKALEAVALSLLGDHLSHCVAEATAQGGAVAEEKVREANAAIARLVRS; from the coding sequence ATGCACGGGTATGCGGATAACAAGGGCGCGCTGTTGAAACGGTTGCGTCGGGCGGAGGGTCAGGTGCAGGGCATCGCACGGATGGTGGAGAACGACGACTACTGCATCGACATCCTCACTCAGGTGTCCGCGGCGACGAAGGCGCTCGAGGCTGTCGCCCTTTCGCTACTCGGTGATCATCTCAGCCACTGCGTTGCCGAGGCCACCGCGCAGGGCGGGGCGGTGGCGGAGGAGAAAGTCCGCGAGGCGAACGCTGCGATCGCCCGGCTTGTGCGCTCCTGA
- a CDS encoding four-helix bundle copper-binding protein: MTVADQMLATHPKVGSAAAQDTLLRCIEACVECAQACTACADACLGEDMVAELVTCIRRNADCADICAATGAVLSRQTEPDAATVRALLEACRMACASCASECEQHADMHEHCRVCAESCRRCEQACADLLAAL; encoded by the coding sequence ATGACTGTCGCAGATCAGATGCTCGCCACCCATCCGAAGGTCGGCTCCGCCGCAGCACAGGACACACTGCTGCGCTGTATCGAGGCGTGCGTGGAATGCGCGCAGGCGTGTACCGCCTGCGCCGACGCGTGCCTCGGAGAGGACATGGTCGCCGAGCTGGTCACGTGCATCCGCAGAAACGCTGACTGTGCCGATATCTGCGCGGCCACGGGCGCAGTACTCTCCCGGCAGACCGAGCCCGACGCGGCGACCGTCCGCGCGCTCCTCGAAGCGTGCCGCATGGCCTGCGCGTCCTGCGCGTCCGAGTGTGAGCAGCACGCCGACATGCACGAACACTGCCGGGTGTGCGCCGAGTCCTGCCGCCGCTGCGAGCAGGCGTGTGCCGACCTGCTGGCCGCGCTGTAA
- a CDS encoding DUF305 domain-containing protein — protein MTSNEQHGTHAHQNPQGSDHSKESKHGSGGHSWKMYLRFGAMILTGMVVMYWVMFVGSWEWSHVRFSESRVFMALTMGGTMGLVMLAWMLNMYKNTKANIAVVAASVLLIGGGIAFDRSQITVDDTDWMSAMIPHHSLAITRSERAQIQDVRVCELAAEISKAQRNEILEMDWLIDDIQRNGVADTVEEAEARPAPTFDRTAQRQCPTQ, from the coding sequence ATGACTTCCAACGAGCAGCACGGAACGCACGCCCACCAGAACCCTCAGGGTAGTGATCACTCGAAGGAGAGCAAGCACGGCTCCGGCGGGCACTCATGGAAGATGTACCTGCGGTTCGGGGCGATGATCCTCACCGGCATGGTCGTCATGTACTGGGTGATGTTCGTCGGCTCCTGGGAATGGAGCCACGTCCGCTTCAGCGAGAGTCGCGTGTTCATGGCCCTCACCATGGGCGGCACCATGGGGTTGGTGATGCTGGCCTGGATGCTCAACATGTACAAGAACACCAAGGCGAACATCGCCGTCGTCGCCGCCAGCGTGCTGCTCATCGGCGGCGGGATAGCCTTCGACCGCAGCCAGATCACCGTCGACGACACCGACTGGATGAGCGCGATGATCCCTCACCACTCGCTTGCCATCACCCGCTCCGAGCGGGCCCAGATCCAGGATGTCCGCGTCTGCGAACTCGCCGCCGAGATCAGCAAGGCGCAGCGGAACGAGATCCTCGAGATGGACTGGCTGATCGACGACATCCAGCGCAACGGCGTCGCCGACACCGTGGAGGAAGCGGAGGCGCGGCCCGCGCCCACCTTCGACCGGACGGCGCAACGCCAGTGCCCCACCCAGTAA
- a CDS encoding recombinase family protein, with translation MRLLGYTRVSTAAQDAQLQLDALIGAGVQRRDVFSDVTSGSRAAVERPGMKRLLNYAEADDTVVVWRVDRLGRSLIDVLNTVNLLRERDVHVRSISDGIDPATSTGRLMLNMLATLAEYERELIVERVNAGIAAARQNGTKFGRPASDPAVIAEKLQVVADARKRGRTAEDAARLVGWSRATLYRHQRIHAPREHVPM, from the coding sequence GTGAGGCTTCTCGGATACACCCGCGTAAGCACGGCGGCCCAGGATGCGCAGCTTCAGCTCGACGCGCTCATCGGCGCCGGCGTGCAGAGACGAGATGTGTTCTCGGATGTCACCTCCGGAAGTCGTGCGGCGGTTGAGCGGCCCGGCATGAAGCGTCTCCTCAACTACGCGGAGGCAGACGACACGGTCGTGGTGTGGAGGGTGGACCGGTTGGGGCGCTCCCTGATCGATGTTCTCAACACGGTGAATCTCTTGCGCGAACGTGACGTTCATGTGCGATCGATTTCCGATGGCATCGATCCGGCGACGTCGACGGGGCGGTTGATGCTGAACATGCTCGCCACCCTCGCCGAGTACGAACGCGAGCTCATCGTCGAACGGGTCAATGCGGGCATTGCAGCCGCCCGCCAGAACGGCACGAAGTTCGGCCGGCCCGCTTCCGATCCGGCCGTGATCGCCGAGAAGCTCCAGGTCGTCGCCGACGCACGCAAACGCGGCCGCACTGCAGAAGACGCAGCCCGGCTCGTCGGGTGGAGCCGAGCGACCCTGTACCGGCACCAGCGAATCCACGCCCCGCGCGAGCACGTCCCGATGTAG
- a CDS encoding Mu transposase C-terminal domain-containing protein: MDGQERWRLLRLHVEDQVPLAAIARGTGVSTRTLQRWHHLYRAGGISALDPHTRADAGKRRTAPDTVAFVEWLALTKPRPSLATLHRLTAEFARLHELSAPSYATVREIVLSLDPALVTLALDGPKSYRDRHELVYRRRAERPNQIWQADHTELDILIAGADGKPDRPWLTTVLDDYSRAICGYTVFTGAPSALNTALALRQAIWRKTDPAWAMCGLPDILHVDHGSDFTSRHLERTAVALHFRIIHSAVARPQGRGKIERFFGTINTELLATLPGHLGPNHRSPRPALDLPALDRAIGSFVTTYNERPHRELGTSPRDAWIADGWLPRMPDTLDDLDGLLLTVPKNRVVQRDGIHFQGQRYLAPTLAPFVGRTVTIRYDPRDISEVRVYDHDSFICIAVDEAHPNLRLSLRDVETARRARRRELRRAINDRIPTTAPREEPREAPPPRRRPRLRTYEEDD; the protein is encoded by the coding sequence ATGGATGGCCAGGAAAGGTGGCGGTTGCTTCGACTGCACGTCGAAGACCAGGTGCCCCTCGCGGCGATCGCCCGCGGCACGGGAGTCAGCACCCGCACACTGCAGCGCTGGCACCACCTCTACCGAGCCGGAGGGATTTCCGCCCTCGACCCGCACACTCGCGCCGACGCCGGAAAAAGGCGCACTGCTCCTGACACCGTGGCGTTCGTCGAGTGGCTCGCGCTGACCAAGCCCCGCCCCAGCCTGGCAACCCTGCATCGACTCACCGCCGAGTTTGCACGACTCCACGAGCTTTCCGCGCCAAGCTATGCCACCGTGCGAGAGATCGTGCTCTCCCTCGATCCCGCCCTTGTCACTCTGGCCCTCGATGGGCCCAAGTCATACCGAGACCGGCACGAGCTCGTATACCGGCGCCGCGCTGAACGACCGAACCAGATCTGGCAGGCTGACCACACCGAACTCGACATCCTCATCGCCGGAGCGGACGGGAAACCTGACCGACCCTGGCTAACAACGGTGCTGGATGACTACTCCCGCGCTATCTGCGGGTACACCGTCTTCACCGGCGCACCCTCCGCCCTCAACACCGCGCTCGCACTGAGGCAAGCGATCTGGCGCAAAACCGATCCCGCATGGGCGATGTGCGGGCTCCCTGACATCCTCCACGTCGACCACGGCTCCGACTTCACCAGCCGCCATCTCGAACGCACCGCGGTCGCGCTGCACTTCCGCATCATTCACTCCGCTGTCGCCCGCCCTCAGGGGCGCGGGAAGATCGAGCGGTTCTTCGGCACCATCAACACCGAACTCCTCGCCACCCTGCCCGGCCACCTCGGCCCTAACCACCGCTCGCCCCGACCCGCACTCGACCTCCCCGCCCTAGACCGCGCTATCGGCTCGTTCGTCACCACATACAACGAACGACCCCACCGCGAACTCGGCACCTCCCCTCGAGACGCATGGATTGCGGACGGCTGGCTGCCGCGAATGCCGGACACCCTCGACGACCTCGACGGGCTCCTCCTCACCGTTCCAAAGAACCGGGTGGTGCAACGCGACGGCATACATTTCCAGGGCCAGCGCTACCTTGCACCCACCCTCGCACCCTTCGTCGGGCGCACCGTCACCATCCGCTACGACCCCCGCGACATCTCCGAAGTTCGCGTCTACGACCACGACTCGTTTATTTGCATCGCCGTCGACGAAGCCCACCCGAACCTCCGACTCAGCCTCCGCGACGTCGAAACTGCTCGCCGCGCACGCCGCCGCGAACTGCGCCGTGCGATCAACGACCGCATCCCCACCACAGCTCCTCGGGAAGAGCCACGGGAAGCACCGCCCCCGCGCCGACGGCCGCGGCTGCGCACCTATGAAGAGGACGACTGA
- a CDS encoding AAA family ATPase encodes MSEAFIITKEHRRFREFANAVRKEHTIGICHGDAGVGKTNSARRYANWDALEPFLMRWGPRGDDDAKHYALANRSRAVFYTPEVLCRPKDLMHDIERWESKVGVCADEHLRTLDPEPLPPGRSAHLVELLIIDEAERLTATALELLRDKHDRTHIAIILIGMPGIDQRFRHYPQLYSRLGFSHHYRSLARDELLFVLDRHWKRLGRTLDPDDFTDAQAIAAIERITRGNFRLLERLFPQIIRVLKINDLETITDDVVEAAASVLVIGT; translated from the coding sequence ATGAGCGAAGCATTCATCATCACCAAGGAACACCGCCGCTTCCGAGAGTTCGCGAACGCCGTCCGCAAAGAGCACACCATCGGCATCTGCCACGGCGACGCGGGCGTCGGGAAGACTAACTCCGCTCGCCGTTACGCGAACTGGGATGCGCTTGAACCCTTCCTCATGCGATGGGGACCACGCGGCGACGATGACGCGAAACACTATGCACTCGCCAACCGTTCGCGCGCCGTCTTCTACACCCCCGAGGTTCTCTGCCGACCCAAGGACCTCATGCATGACATTGAACGCTGGGAAAGCAAGGTCGGCGTCTGTGCGGACGAACACCTCCGCACCCTCGATCCCGAACCTCTCCCGCCCGGACGCTCCGCACATCTCGTCGAACTGCTCATCATCGACGAAGCCGAGCGACTCACTGCCACCGCCCTAGAGCTACTTCGCGACAAACACGACCGCACCCACATCGCGATCATCCTCATCGGCATGCCCGGCATCGACCAGCGCTTCCGCCACTACCCCCAGCTCTACAGCCGCCTCGGTTTCTCCCACCACTACCGCTCCCTCGCGCGAGACGAGCTGCTCTTCGTCCTCGACCGCCACTGGAAACGGCTTGGGCGCACTCTCGATCCTGACGACTTCACCGACGCTCAAGCCATCGCCGCGATCGAGCGCATCACCCGTGGAAACTTCCGCCTCCTCGAGCGACTCTTCCCCCAGATCATCCGCGTCCTCAAGATCAACGACCTTGAGACCATCACCGACGATGTCGTAGAAGCTGCCGCTAGCGTCCTCGTCATCGGCACCTAG
- a CDS encoding F510_1955 family glycosylhydrolase — protein MNRRRPLSALSLTAAILTLTGCAAPQLAPTGAAPPVIEHIHGIAPDPRGENYLVATHGGIFTLTSEGAVSGPIGGHDFDAMGFTVHGDVLFASGHPGTQTPPNLGAPNLGIIRSDDYGESWSPIALNGTTDFHTLTAATDGTLFGIASDSVDVLISADNGDTWSTGAALSAADLAATDNGVYAAAEEGLLLSTDNGATFTPVPDAPLLYTLDAQPDGTLAGIGTDSALWVQQPDGTWESLEHLQGAAQAFTALAEDRFLVVDDRGIVEITPDTTTVLAPAR, from the coding sequence ATGAACCGCCGCAGACCCCTGTCCGCCCTCTCGCTCACTGCAGCGATCCTGACCCTCACCGGCTGCGCCGCACCACAGCTCGCCCCCACCGGTGCCGCGCCCCCCGTCATCGAGCACATCCACGGCATCGCCCCCGACCCTCGTGGAGAGAACTACCTCGTCGCCACGCACGGAGGGATCTTCACCCTCACATCTGAAGGCGCCGTCAGCGGTCCGATCGGAGGCCACGACTTCGACGCGATGGGCTTCACCGTCCACGGCGACGTGCTGTTCGCGTCCGGGCACCCGGGTACCCAGACGCCGCCCAACCTCGGCGCCCCGAACCTCGGCATCATCCGCAGCGACGACTACGGCGAATCCTGGTCGCCGATCGCCCTCAACGGCACGACTGACTTCCACACCCTCACAGCCGCAACCGACGGCACCCTCTTCGGAATCGCCTCCGACAGCGTCGATGTGCTCATCAGCGCCGACAACGGCGACACGTGGTCGACGGGGGCCGCCCTCTCGGCCGCGGATCTCGCCGCAACCGACAACGGCGTCTACGCGGCAGCGGAAGAAGGCCTCCTCCTCAGCACCGACAACGGCGCGACCTTCACCCCCGTCCCCGACGCCCCGCTGCTCTACACCCTCGACGCACAACCGGACGGGACGCTAGCCGGGATAGGAACTGACAGTGCCCTCTGGGTACAGCAGCCCGATGGCACCTGGGAGAGCCTCGAACACCTCCAGGGCGCCGCGCAAGCCTTCACAGCCCTCGCAGAGGACCGGTTCCTCGTCGTCGACGACAGGGGCATCGTCGAGATCACGCCCGACACAACCACGGTCCTGGCACCGGCCCGATGA
- a CDS encoding DUF305 domain-containing protein, with protein sequence MKTRFAASAAVTLTALLALVGCAGTTSGGDMEGMNHGGSSSSAPASADANDADIMFASMMKEHHAQAIEMSDMLLSKDGVDERVVALAEKIKAAQEPEIQKMDQWLEEWGADTSSMEGMDHGDGMMSEDDMQALEDASGSDAGRLFLEQMIQHHQGAVEMAQEEVDNGQNSDAVALAETIIDAQTSEISEMEDILATL encoded by the coding sequence ATGAAGACCCGTTTCGCGGCATCCGCCGCAGTCACCCTCACCGCCCTGCTCGCCCTCGTCGGGTGCGCCGGCACCACCTCCGGCGGTGACATGGAAGGCATGAACCACGGCGGCAGCAGCAGCTCCGCCCCCGCCTCCGCGGACGCCAACGATGCCGACATCATGTTCGCGAGCATGATGAAGGAACACCACGCCCAGGCGATCGAGATGTCCGACATGCTGCTGAGCAAGGACGGCGTCGACGAGCGTGTCGTCGCGCTTGCAGAGAAGATCAAGGCCGCCCAGGAGCCCGAGATCCAGAAGATGGATCAGTGGCTCGAAGAGTGGGGTGCGGACACCTCCAGCATGGAGGGCATGGATCACGGCGACGGCATGATGTCCGAGGACGACATGCAGGCCCTCGAAGACGCCTCCGGCTCAGACGCCGGGCGTCTGTTCCTGGAGCAGATGATCCAGCACCACCAGGGCGCCGTGGAGATGGCGCAGGAGGAAGTCGACAACGGCCAGAACAGCGACGCTGTCGCGCTGGCCGAGACGATCATCGACGCGCAGACCAGCGAGATCTCCGAGATGGAAGACATCCTCGCCACTCTGTGA
- a CDS encoding DUF6153 family protein: MLITVARRVHDQRTLTRTLLTVVAVAVAVICGLLAMHSMNTHAMTSGHGDTVAVGHSDLAAASTGHTAGTDHAGTHLSQSAPGSAAADAGCATCSDDHGMAWMACVLALLVAVILLARPTGWWRQLIHALAQPTTPARTHGALHSFKPPSLTVLCISRT, from the coding sequence GTGTTGATCACAGTCGCGCGGCGCGTGCACGACCAGCGCACGCTCACCCGAACCCTCCTCACGGTCGTCGCGGTCGCGGTCGCGGTCATCTGTGGGCTCTTGGCGATGCACTCGATGAACACGCACGCGATGACCTCCGGGCACGGTGACACGGTCGCTGTCGGACACAGCGACCTCGCCGCTGCCAGCACCGGCCACACGGCCGGCACCGACCATGCGGGCACTCACCTTTCGCAGTCGGCTCCGGGTTCTGCGGCTGCGGACGCGGGGTGTGCGACGTGCTCGGACGATCACGGGATGGCGTGGATGGCGTGCGTGCTCGCCCTCCTCGTCGCCGTCATTCTGCTCGCACGCCCCACCGGGTGGTGGCGTCAGCTGATCCACGCGCTCGCACAGCCCACGACGCCCGCCCGGACTCACGGAGCTCTGCACTCATTCAAGCCGCCTTCGCTCACCGTTCTCTGCATCAGTCGTACGTGA
- a CDS encoding heavy metal translocating P-type ATPase produces the protein MLVLAVPVVAFSMMFSMLLGYSLPDAAWVMWISPVLGTVMYVWGGAPFLTGAVSELRSRKPGMMLLIALAITVAFLASWGASVGLLHHELDFWWELALLIVIMLLGHWIEMRSLAQTTSALDSLAALLPDEAEKVEGDATVTVAPSDLQVGDVVVVRPGGRVPADGRIVQGSASMDESMITGESRPVRRADGDQVIAGTVATDSGVRVEITAVGENTALAGIQKLVTEAQSSSSRAQRLADRAAGWLFWFALGAGVITAIVWTLVGLPDQAVVRTITVLVIACPHALGLAIPLVVSIATERAARAGVLVKDRLALESMRTVDTVLFDKTGTLTKGAPAVTAIEPAGSLSADELLALAAAAEADSEHPLARAIVNAAKEKSLTVAASQDFESSPAVGVKARVDGRTVQVGGPYMLEQEHASELGVADQWREDGAIILHVLVDGTVAGALRLADEIRPESREAIRALHERNVQVVMITGDAEAVAASVAADLGIDRFFAGVRPEDKASKVKELQGEGRSVAMVGDGVNDAPALAQADVGIAIGAGTDVAIASAGVILASDDPRSVLSVIDLSRASYRKMKQNLWWAAGYNLLSVPLAAGVLAPIGFVLPMSVGAVLMSLSTIVVALNAQLLRRLDLAPEAVITR, from the coding sequence ATGCTCGTGCTGGCTGTTCCGGTGGTCGCGTTCTCGATGATGTTCTCCATGCTGCTCGGGTATTCGCTACCCGATGCGGCATGGGTGATGTGGATCTCGCCTGTTCTCGGCACGGTGATGTATGTCTGGGGTGGCGCCCCGTTCCTCACGGGCGCAGTCAGTGAGCTGCGTTCCCGCAAGCCCGGAATGATGCTGCTCATCGCCCTGGCGATCACGGTCGCGTTCCTTGCCTCGTGGGGCGCGAGCGTCGGCCTGCTGCACCACGAGCTGGACTTCTGGTGGGAACTGGCGCTCCTGATCGTCATCATGCTGCTCGGGCACTGGATCGAGATGCGTTCGCTCGCGCAGACCACGTCCGCGCTCGACTCTCTTGCCGCGCTCTTGCCCGACGAGGCGGAGAAGGTCGAGGGTGATGCCACTGTCACAGTGGCCCCGTCCGATCTGCAGGTCGGGGACGTCGTCGTGGTCCGCCCCGGCGGTCGCGTTCCCGCCGATGGGCGGATCGTGCAGGGGTCGGCGAGCATGGACGAGTCGATGATCACGGGTGAGTCCCGTCCGGTGCGCCGCGCCGACGGGGATCAGGTGATCGCGGGCACGGTTGCCACTGACTCCGGTGTCCGGGTGGAGATCACCGCGGTCGGGGAGAACACTGCGCTGGCGGGCATTCAGAAGCTGGTGACGGAGGCGCAGAGTTCGTCGTCGCGGGCGCAGCGCCTCGCGGACCGCGCCGCGGGGTGGTTGTTCTGGTTTGCCCTCGGTGCCGGTGTCATCACCGCGATCGTGTGGACGCTCGTCGGACTTCCCGATCAGGCCGTGGTTCGGACGATCACGGTGCTGGTGATCGCCTGCCCGCACGCACTCGGTCTCGCGATCCCGCTCGTCGTGTCCATCGCGACCGAACGTGCCGCCAGGGCTGGTGTCCTGGTGAAGGATCGTCTCGCGCTGGAGAGCATGCGCACCGTGGACACGGTGCTGTTCGACAAGACCGGCACACTGACCAAGGGCGCCCCCGCGGTCACCGCCATCGAACCGGCAGGCTCCCTGAGCGCGGACGAACTGCTCGCCCTCGCTGCCGCGGCCGAGGCCGATTCGGAGCATCCCCTCGCTCGTGCAATCGTCAACGCCGCGAAGGAAAAGAGCCTGACTGTCGCGGCGTCGCAGGACTTCGAGTCCTCGCCGGCGGTGGGGGTCAAGGCCCGCGTCGACGGCCGTACCGTGCAGGTCGGTGGCCCGTACATGCTCGAGCAGGAGCACGCGAGCGAGCTGGGTGTTGCAGATCAGTGGCGCGAGGACGGCGCGATCATCCTGCACGTCCTCGTCGACGGCACGGTGGCCGGTGCCCTGCGATTGGCCGATGAGATCCGTCCGGAGTCCCGGGAGGCGATCCGAGCCTTGCATGAGAGGAACGTGCAGGTGGTCATGATCACCGGTGATGCGGAGGCTGTCGCGGCGTCCGTGGCGGCGGATCTCGGCATCGACAGGTTCTTCGCCGGGGTTCGCCCAGAAGACAAGGCGTCGAAGGTGAAGGAGCTGCAGGGCGAGGGCCGCTCGGTGGCGATGGTGGGTGATGGGGTGAACGACGCACCCGCGCTCGCGCAGGCAGACGTGGGTATCGCGATCGGTGCGGGCACGGACGTCGCGATCGCGTCCGCCGGTGTCATCCTCGCCAGCGACGACCCCCGATCAGTGCTGTCGGTGATCGACCTGTCCCGCGCCAGCTACCGCAAGATGAAGCAGAACCTGTGGTGGGCAGCCGGCTACAACCTGCTCTCCGTCCCCCTCGCGGCCGGCGTGCTCGCCCCGATCGGGTTCGTGCTGCCGATGTCGGTCGGGGCAGTGCTGATGTCGCTGTCCACGATCGTGGTCGCGCTGAACGCGCAGCTGCTGCGACGACTGGACCTCGCCCCAGAAGCGGTCATCACCCGGTAG